The following nucleotide sequence is from Stanieria sp. NIES-3757.
GAATTAAATCAGTAGCCTTTAGTCCCGTGTCCCCCCTTAGCAAGGGGGGATTAAAGAGCGATCGCAGAGTTGGAGGAATTCTTGCTAGCGGAAGTACGGATAATGCGATCGCTATCTGGGATTACCAACAGGGTCAATTAATTCAAACTCTACAGGGACATGATAATTGGGTGTTTTCTGTAGCATTTAGTCCCGAGGGTCAAACTCTAGCCAGTGCTTCCCACGACCAAACCGTAAGATTATGGAATATCGAGACTGGAGAATACCTGCATATTTGTCGGGGACATAATCATTTAGTCTCTTCGGTTGCCTTTCATCCTCATGGTCAAATTGTAGCTAGTGGTTCGCAAGATCAAACAGTAAGATTATGGCAAGTTAAGACAGGTACCTGTTTGCGAGTACTGCAAGCATCCAGACTCTACGAAGGAATGAACATTACTGGAACAAAAGGATTAACCTCTGCCCAAAAAACAACTCTCAAAATCTTAGGAGCAAGAGAATACTAGATTTGTTGGTATCCCTATTTGGGGGATGGCAACGTATGTCGGCTGTACGCCAATTCCTATGCTGTTACTTTCTCGTTAGTATTTGTCTCCGTTTCATTAGCGACAAGGGTAAAGCGTCTTGCTCGTCCGTTTTGGTGGTTTCTTCAAGATTTGTATCCATAAGGTAGTTCTTTTAGTTAGCTACACCTATACGCTACAAACTACTTGTGAAGAAGTTATGAGTATCAACTGGTTAACATAAATACTTCTCAAGTGCGAGCAAGTGCTTCAATTCCTTTATCTTGGGAATATATGTCGCCTTTGTCCAATACCCGGATTAAAAATACCTGCCACCTCTTCATCCGATAATTGGTTGAGTTGAGTCTCTAAATCTTTAACTGTAAAAGTATATCCTCTAGCCTCTGCTAACTTAATAAAAACTTCTGGATTACTCAGGGCTTTTTGTCTTTCCTGCTCGGCGTGAGCCTGTTCTACCTTTTTATAAATTCGAGCAGCGTTGTTCTCGGTCATGGTTGTACCTCTTGAATGTAAAAACGAATTAAAAATGTTTTTCTAACTTTCTTATGTGAATATTTAATAAGCAAAAATTATCTTAAACATAATTTATTATAACGTATAATGATTTTGAAAGAATAATGAGAGCTAGAATAAAGTTGAGTGACCTCATTTGATTGCTAATAAGCAAGGAGGAACCGATGAAAGCTCAAAGCGATGCTAATCCAAATACTCCCCACTACGATCCACATATTATTCCCGCCGAAACTGGAGCGCGAGAAGCCAGAGAAGGTGTAAATTTCGGTCATGTCGAGCATGATAACCCCGCAGAGAAAGAACATCTTCACACCCGAGATGGCTATACCATCGACCAAGAAGGACTGATTAATAACTACGCGATTGAGCCGGAAATGTACATCTCCCAACCTGGAGATTTGAAAGAACAAGAGCTACAACGCAAAGTCGAACGCCTTCATCAACTTCAAGAATTGTCGGAAGATGAAGAAGGTAAATTGACCATGGAACACGACTGGCGACACAAAGGACCTGGGCTAATCTAGAAGAATTGTCACAATTAATTCATCTGTTCTCAAGACTTTCTCACCCAACCCTCGCCCTTCACTTCCCAATCTTGTAATTTCTTTGCCAATCCAGCAGGAGGTTTTTTCCCTTTAACCCGATAATCGCGAATGATTAGATTACTGACTTTTAACAATGCCCCTAGTTCATCATCTGTTATTCCCGACTCTTCTGTTTCCTGATTTGATTCTTCTTCTGCTGCTTCAAAAATTGGTTCTAAATTGGCTTTATTGACCTCAAGAGTCGATTCAGATTCGATTAACTG
It contains:
- a CDS encoding hypothetical protein (hypothetical protein Npun_F3789); this translates as MKAQSDANPNTPHYDPHIIPAETGAREAREGVNFGHVEHDNPAEKEHLHTRDGYTIDQEGLINNYAIEPEMYISQPGDLKEQELQRKVERLHQLQELSEDEEGKLTMEHDWRHKGPGLI